The genomic stretch TATCTTGTGCACGAATAGGTTCGCTAGGGGTTATGAAAGCATATCCATTTTAAGTACTGTACGAGGAGCTGCGATCTAGCTTTCAGGAAACAACTTGTCCAATGCACAGGCCCCATCTCAgcatggaggaagagagttTATTGACATTGACCTTTGTATTTCGTGACGACTTGATCTGGATATAGCTTGAGATATATCCCCTACTGAGGTTGATCTATATGCTTCCAAGTGGACATCATATCCAAGTTGTATAACGCACAGCTGAATAACTGGGATATTCAAGGTAGACAGCTAACGAAACCTTTTTGTGCGGCTTTGACAAAGTATAACCTAGTATACTCTCTACGATGGGTAGTCTGTGGTACTTTGCTCTCACCGTTCCGTCTCTAGTGTATGCTTGGGAAGAACTATGCATATGTCAATTAGACAAATGTAGGAATAGACAACTAAGGTAGGTTCAAATTATATAAAGAATGATCGATATTAATTTCAAGTTCAAGGCAGGTTTCAATAGCAATAACGGTTACTCTACCCTCTGCCTAGGCAAGGGAACAGACTACATATGCCCATCTCGTCTCAACAATATCCATATTGCCCATGGCATCGTAGAACACCGCCGTTACCAAGCTCGACAACACCGTCTACAACCGTCAATTAACACAACAGTTTAGCTTTGATCACACCATATGCTTACCTAGATTGAATGTCCTCCGATCCATATCTACATTTGAGTAAATGTCATGATACCTTTTAGGCTCGGGCACGTTCGCGCATAAACAGGAAAAATTGTCCCCCTTTTCGTTTCTCTGAAAACGACAGGCCCAACAATTaccattccattccataAGTCCATTTCCACTAGACCGGTCAGGGATTGGTTATACCGATTTCAGGGTGTGGACATACTTCTTTTGTGAGATAAATTGATGCGTGTTTTTATCCCAGCCAAGACATTTGTTCAGACACAAAGCTCCTGTGGTAATTTTACCAGGCTTGTCGGGATTCTTGCAATCGAACGCGAGACTTTGTGGAGGTGGTCGATTTTGACCTCTCGAACCCGTTTCACCCATTATTTCGAGTTCAGGACACTGGTCTAGcatatattttctttcgcCAAGAAACGCAGGTGCGCCTCTTTTCGCGACAATCGTGTCGTTGCCTTGGCTAGTAGCTAAAGGTACTAGGAACGAGGAGACCACAAGTAATGGCCAGTACATCTTTGCAGGCTGTCGAACAAGCAAGGATAGGCTCATAGAACTGTAAATAGGAAGAGATAGAGGAATtaaagggaaaggaaaaaatgaaaagaatgagGAAGCTATTTAATTCCATAATTGTTTGGTCCCGGGGATGGACAATTTATCTAGATTTTGCTGTCTTCGTGATACTAGACTGGACCCCCCAGTTGAGAATGCCCTTAAGAACAGAAGTAAGTTTCTCCTGCCTTTCTTTATGGAGTTTGACTTCTGTACTACAGTGTAGAGACTAATTACTTTTCAACTACTTCTGGTTAAGCGGCCTGAGCATCCGCCTCGAAACATGGTTCTAAGAAATGGGGCATTGGGGCAAACGGGATGGAAGCTTTATCCTGCCCCATACCAAGACCTATCAGTCTACGCCGCGCCCCAAAATTAAGCTCAACAGTTTGGATCATATATCTTATACCTTTAGGGAAACCTCCTTGTCAAGTCTAATCTGTAGAAATTGGATTACATTAACCAGCGCCCTGGAACAAGGTCTCCCATAGCAATGTATACTCTATTCAAAAGAGTGTATAGAGATACCAAAGATCGATCTAGAGCGAAGCATTGCGGTTCCAGCCCACAAACGCGCAAAAGTCATACGGTAAAATATCATTGAGTCGTACCCTGCTACCCTTGAGGATGCCAAGCATATTAGATTTGAGGGACAGGCGGAACAGAGCGCATCGGAAGGAGTAGagacaaaataaaaattacAATAGGAAATGTTagagaagaaatgaaggataGTGGAAAGACGCATTAATGCCACTAGTCCCTTAAACTAACTTGTATAGAGTAATCCATACACTGTTGTTTATTCTATTCATAAGTCTATGGACCTGGGAGCAGATGAACATGGCCTTGTCTTTAACAGGCTTTCATTTTTTTACCAATGGTGCTTAATTGAGTAATACAGTCAACCTTCTTTTTGAGAGTTTCTACCTAGTAGCAAATGACCATACAGACCGTGAAAAAGGAAGTAAGAAGCACTAGGCTAAAGCTTCGAAACTGATAGACTCAAAAGTTGGAAAGGCTCTTCCACCCGGTTTAAGTTCGGGTTAGAAGTTCGAGCCCGGTGGACGTGACACGGTAGTTCTGCCTTGTCTCACGACCAGACAAGCGAAGGTCTCGCATGTTGTTGTTAATGAACAGGCGGGTGGGCGCTTCCTCGTGACGGATGTTGAGCACCTCTCCCCCGTAGCCAGAAAGAGGCAAAGTCCAGTTTCGTGCCGTTTGAGACGTGCTGCCCTTGACATCCAGATTGAGAAGCTCGTTTCCATCAGCATCTAGAACCTGCAAGGCAGCGTACGTATCGTTGAAATAGTGATGAGCTATCCCGTCCCTCAAAGCTACAGTCAGCTTTCTGCCGACTAAATCTAATTCTGTCGTCAGGAACTGCCAATCCCCGATGCCTTTGAATGCAGCTGTAAAGGAATTGCCGAGCCCTTCGCTGGGGGCATTATTGTCGGATGGTATGCAGTCGGAATATTCTTTTAGCAAAGCCTCGCGTTGAGAGCCTGTAAACTGGTCGATGGCGAGCCAAATATCCACCTTGCTGGGACACTCAGCGTGTAATCGAGTAGGGTGACTCCGCAGCGCAGTTGCTGCCGCTGCTATGCGTGCTAGTAAGGCAGCCAGCGGGTCGTTGTTGAGTGATTGGTTTTTGAGACCACTGGAGGTTATCTCGAAGATATTCCTCTTCTGGTTGTGGTCGATCACCCCGTCAAAGTCTGGTCTCAGCTGGATGCGGTGGCTGGGTTCCGCATGATAAACCTCGAGGGTGTAGCCCGGCTTGAAAGCTATTTTGTCATCACGAAGTGTTGCTCCGACTCCTGGCATTGTAGCGCGGAACTGCTCCTTGCCAGTGTTATCTTTGATGACGACTTCTGCGTATGTTTCATTACCAAAGTAAGAATGAGGGTCTTTGTTAGTCACGGCTACTTGCACGACGTGATTTGCTTGGTCGACTAGTATGGTGCTGAACAAATTGTCCCCTAGACCTAGCAGCTTTATCTCTTGGTTGGTCACTTGAGACCCAGTCTGAGGGACAAAATTCACGTGCACCTGAGCTGATCCAGGCTTGACAACCAGATAGCGTTGATCAACCTGGTATTTGCTGTTTCGCCCCAACGGGAGACGAAAAGTATATACACCGATCGGCAGAGCTCCAAGGGATATATTCTCGGTTTCAACGGTGAGCTGGCGGACATAGCGGGAGCCGTCCAGCACTGTGATAGTCTTCCCGTAGATTTGGCTGAAATCATCGATCTTGAGTTCGAGGCTGACATCACCTTTGATCCCGCTAGCGAGCAATTGGGAGACAGTGACTAAGGTAAGAGGGCTTTGCAATTTCAGCTGCTCCTGGAGCTGTGTCAAGGTATCTCCATCCACAAGCTGATTTAGCGGATAAACGGCTCTGCCTTGACCAAACTGGTTGATTTCACGCTGTCCTGGTGAGATATATCCACTGCATAGCTCCACAAACGGTGTCACATCAATGTGTCCAATGCGGGAGAAGCTGTCAGAGAGCATATCCAGAAGCAGATGATTAGTGGAATCGAAGTTTGGCTGGTTGCTAACCAGACGATACTGCTGGTTGAAATCGGCAAACGAGTCGACACctgccttttccaccatCAAGACGAGAAAGTATAGCTTCGCGCGAAGATCCCAGTCATTGAGTGACTTGTGCGACGTGATGTCACTGATGATACCTTGCTCAACTTGGGCTTGCTTTCCATAGTTATACAGCCAGCCTTCCTGATACTTGCGGTCGCCTAGATAGGCGCTCTGGTATAGAGCGGCATAAACGTTGTTGGATACTTCACCGTTCCAGAAATATCGGTCATTGCGGAACGACATCTGATATCCGTGACCGATCTCGTGTAGATTGCCCCAGTTGCTCGCAGACGGCAGCAGCCACCATTCCTTGATCGCATTAGTCGACGCTGCGGTCCAGTTCTGGCCGTAATACGCGCCACCGGCGCCGTGTTTGTCAGCCTTCATGAAGTAACGATTGGTACTGTTCAGATCAGAAGGACGCTCAGGTTCGAATGATAGCCCGGCCAAGGCATTGTAGAATGAAAACACTGATTCATAGTATCCGATCAGCCCGTCAATATTGTCCACCTCCTGCGGATGTCTCAATGCCTCTTTATCAATCACAGGAACGAGGACTTGTGTGTAGCTGGAGTCAAGAAGTGCGAACTCCGACCCCTGATTATCCCAGTGATTGAAGAATTCGCTCTGACTTTGTCCCTTGCGATAAACGGGTAGTTGCTTCGAACCATCCGGATATTCATATTCAACCACCGGCTCCACAGCGGCATTTGAGGTATCGGTGTACAGCGTGTCGATGAATGGCACAGAGACAACACTAGCGCTGAGCTCAGCCCAGTCGCTGCCCACTTTTTTGGATGCCTCCGTTTGATTATCGTCGTTCAGCAAGCGCAGAGTGAGCTCGCCAGTGATTGCGGTGTTGGTTTGACGAGCCTTGATAGTTTGGCCTGCAGCAAGGACGATGCTTAGATGCTGGCGGTCATGATCAATGCCTTTGCCCATCCCTGCCGCATCGAGCCATCTTGGACGTGGAAGAACAGGGATGTGCCTGGTTTTGATAGCCATGATATGCGAACGCGGTCTTCACAGAGCAACACAAGCAATACCAGTAGCGAGAAGGCGAGATGCTAGCCTAGAAACACGAAAATGAAGTTTGCTTTCATCTAGAACTTTGAGCAGGTATGCACTCAAATAAATTGCTCGACCTGGACCGTTTGATGACCGTCCTTCCCGGATGTTGTGTGCATTTATATGTACGACAGAACGATTCTGGCCGAGGTGCGTCACACCTAGACTCTGTTCAGCTCACATAGTCATATCATGTATGATTTTTCATGTTTGCGTGGCTAGCTCAGCTCTCCCTCAGCTTGACATCAGCTTCTCCACCCCCGCTTTTCATTATACGAATAGAAGTTCAAACAAGATGCATACCACGCCAAAACAGGAAACATTTGGGCCATCATTTAATGTCTTCACAGTGAAGCTAACGTCTTTCAGCTCTGGCCGCTATGCATAAAATCTGCAAGCCTCTGCGGAGTGGAAAATGCAACCGGCAACGCTTCTGTTCCTGATTGGCTGGATGGTCGTCAGCTGGGTGAGCAATGCATTAGAGCGGCTGGATGCTCAGGAATTAACAAGATTCGTCGAAGGTCTACTGGTTCGGAACTCAGAACCTGTTTTATACATGATAGCTGAACGGAATAGCTCCATAATACTTTACAGCCTACTTGGTTTATGCGGGGCTCCTAGCTCTGGTTGGGCGTTCGGATGAACGTCGTGCTAAGAAGGCTTCAGCTCTGTTGTCTTGCTGCAGGTATATCACATAGTCACTAAAACGAGGATTGGAAAATGTGAATCTTCTAGAGGCATCTTGCTCGAGTGGTCAGTCACTCGGCTACAAACTATCATTTTGGGAACTTGTTATGTCAAATCTCTTGTAACCAACTATTGGAGGCATAGTATTCCCCTTCCACCTGTAATACAACGGCCCGGGCTCATAAGCATGGATCTAACATGTATTACCAGCTACCCTATACGAAAATACTCCAGCTCTCCatacttctcctttccccaCCTCTGTAGCCCCTCATCCAGAGACTTGGTAAATCCTTTATCATATCGTAaaccatcttcaagataAGCAATACACCCGGTTCTCCAAACAACCCAGCTCTCTGCGAGTAAGGACCTTGGGTCCCGTAAGATACCAACTGCGACGTCCACTATTTCAGGGCGATCACTACAAGAATAGAAGACCACAGCGCCACATGTTCCACAAAAGGTTCTCACCACTCCATCACTCGATGAATAACGTTTTGAAGACCCGATGAGTAGATCTTCTGACGGAGAAGGCGATATATGGCTCACTGGCACAAACATCCAGGCTGCAATATTCGCCCCACTGACCAAGCGGCAGTCATCACACACATCCAATGAACCTAGCCacttgtcttctttcccttcgaGAACCCATTTACGATTTGAAGGGTCATGCACAAAGTCCGGAGAAGGACGGGAGACATTGAACGAGACTCCTCCGCAGTGACACTGAGCCCGTAGAGACTGATCCTCGCTTTGCCGTGTCTTCAAATTGTCCTGTATGGCGGTCTCATCTTCCTGCCTCACTGGATACGAAATAGCAATCTCACGACCTTTAATCCGACGTACCAAGTCGAACAACCCGCCtttatcatcatcgttggCATAAATGTGTGAGCTTATTTGCCAGACGTTTTCGTCTCCACTATGATCGAAGATCGCACTTGAGACCACCCAGCGACCATCGCTGTGACCGCGGTCACCAACATGACAACCACATTTTCTACAGAAGAACCGAATAGCTTTGGACCCCGAGTACGTATACGGTATTAAATTGTCAAGGCTTGACGGCGAGATGAATTCAGGATGAATATCTTTGGGAAGCGGGGCATGAAAGCTACAGAGGGCCCCATGCGTATAGCGGCACACACTGCAGTGGCATAGGTGAATGTTCAGTGGAAGCGCGTCACCCGGCACGGTTACGGTGAAGTTCACAGATCGACAGTGGCAGGCTGCTGTCAAggtcttgttttctctgtTAGCAGTCATTTTGCGATGAGTGTACTTGGAATAGGATTGGGGGTTTGATGgaaacaataacaaagaGATGCAGGATACGAACGAGGGGTATTAGCAATCAGGTGATATCACATCCCGCCGTAGAGAAATTGTAGCTCGTATTATCGTCATTGGAGCGGGTGAGTCAAGGGCTTGAGACTTATTAGGGTTACTGTTTGGTCAACTATTCTCCGAGACCTTCCTCCCTATGACGGCTCCAAATACAGGAAGGTGAAGCAGTATTGCTAAGCAATCAATCGTTGCCCTCAGATGAGATACCTGATTGTGTTTTATTCCCAAGCCAGGTCCATGATGCGATTGGGTGTCAGACGTGAAGTTTACGAGGTTGCTCCGCTTTTACGAGGCGCTCTCGTTCGTATCAGGAACGCACACCTAACAGATCGACAGATGGCCGTTGGtgagataaaaataaatcctCCCTGAAGATAATCTGGGTACGATCTGATGTTGATCGTCATTTCCACTGTTCCACTCAGAGAAGGACCTTCATATATCCTGACCCGTTAGACCGTATGGCCAAGCTTGCAATGCTCGCATCATGGGCACATAATAGGTTAGTCGCGAGAAGGGTACGGCGCAGAGACATATAAGAAAGTTATATAAGGACAGAGGTTTGTAAGTACCTGGAGTAGAACCAGCAGAGAAATCGTATAACTTCAACCTACTCTTTCAGAT from Aspergillus oryzae RIB40 DNA, chromosome 1 encodes the following:
- a CDS encoding uncharacterized protein (predicted protein); translation: MAIKTRHIPVLPRPRWLDAAGMGKGIDHDRQHLSIVLAAGQTIKARQTNTAITGELTLRLLNDDNQTEASKKVGSDWAELSASVVSVPFIDTLYTDTSNAAVEPVVEYEYPDGSKQLPVYRKGQSQSEFFNHWDNQGSEFALLDSSYTQVLVPVIDKEALRHPQEVDNIDGLIGYYESVFSFYNALAGLSFEPERPSDLNSTNRYFMKADKHGAGGAYYGQNWTAASTNAIKEWWLLPSASNWGNLHEIGHGYQMSFRNDRYFWNGEVSNNVYAALYQSAYLGDRKYQEGWLYNYGKQAQVEQGIISDITSHKSLNDWDLRAKLYFLVLMVEKAGVDSFADFNQQYRLVSNQPNFDSTNHLLLDMLSDSFSRIGHIDVTPFVELCSGYISPGQREINQFGQGRAVYPLNQLVDGDTLTQLQEQLKLQSPLTLVTVSQLLASGIKGDVSLELKIDDFSQIYGKTITVLDGSRYVRQLTVETENISLGALPIGVYTFRLPLGRNSKYQVDQRYLVVKPGSAQVHVNFVPQTGSQVTNQEIKLLGLGDNLFSTILVDQANHVVQVAVTNKDPHSYFGNETYAEVVIKDNTGKEQFRATMPGVGATLRDDKIAFKPGYTLEVYHAEPSHRIQLRPDFDGVIDHNQKRNIFEITSSGLKNQSLNNDPLAALLARIAAAATALRSHPTRLHAECPSKVDIWLAIDQFTGSQREALLKEYSDCIPSDNNAPSEGLGNSFTAAFKGIGDWQFLTTELDLVGRKLTVALRDGIAHHYFNDTYAALQVLDADGNELLNLDVKGSTSQTARNWTLPLSGYGGEVLNIRHEEAPTRLFINNNMRDLRLSGRETRQNYRVTSTGLELLTRT